A single genomic interval of Arthrobacter methylotrophus harbors:
- a CDS encoding substrate-binding domain-containing protein, whose protein sequence is MIRHLSKRRSLPAVLGILLSLGLVLAGLAPAHAANYLRIGGSGSSWAGNALQDWIARVGAQGVTVDYENKGSSTGRKEFADQMKQFAISEIPYSGDTADPRDNSMPGFSYGMLPVVAGGTAFMYNLKAGSSRMNSLKLSQPAIAKIFTGQVTRWNDPIVAADNPGVALPDATINVVVRSDGSGATAQFTLWLLRQYPGDYAKLCAVTGCDPQHATSFYPTQGLKNFVAQNGSQGVTTYTANNQYTINYDEYSYAQGIGFPVAQVKNAAGFYTLPTEYAVAVALTQAKINQDKGSPNYLSQDLSAVYGYKDPRTYPMSAYSYMIVPTQATNAVNPAQGATLGFFANYALCEGQRPMGQLGYSPLPMNLVLAGMEQIRKIPGVDQDTMRKMDETRASVSSGSATACNNPTFKPGDSPSANQLVRTAPFDKACDAACQANWRGVDAAVNQGPAGATVTAGAETAAATAGGSAQAGGGDLPGADPTAGAAACDPDSGTCAAAAAGAAGGAGAAQQLTPVTTTLASSRGWGQPQNLLLIIGGLVGLLVFVPPLAAGALSRRTRRKGGMKA, encoded by the coding sequence ATGATCCGCCACCTTTCCAAGCGACGGAGCCTCCCGGCGGTCCTGGGAATTCTATTGTCCTTGGGCCTGGTGCTGGCCGGCCTCGCGCCGGCGCATGCAGCCAACTACCTGCGCATCGGCGGTTCCGGCTCCTCTTGGGCCGGCAACGCTCTGCAGGACTGGATTGCGCGGGTCGGCGCCCAAGGGGTGACCGTGGATTACGAAAACAAAGGGTCCTCCACCGGCCGTAAGGAATTCGCGGACCAGATGAAGCAGTTCGCCATCTCCGAGATCCCCTATAGCGGTGACACCGCGGACCCGCGCGACAACAGCATGCCCGGGTTCTCCTACGGCATGCTGCCCGTGGTGGCCGGCGGCACCGCGTTCATGTACAACCTCAAGGCCGGCAGTTCGAGGATGAACAGCCTCAAGCTCTCCCAGCCGGCCATCGCCAAAATCTTCACCGGCCAGGTCACCCGCTGGAACGATCCCATCGTCGCCGCCGACAACCCAGGGGTCGCACTGCCGGACGCAACCATCAACGTCGTTGTCCGCTCGGACGGCTCCGGGGCAACAGCCCAGTTCACCCTGTGGCTCTTGCGCCAATACCCGGGCGACTACGCGAAGTTGTGTGCGGTCACCGGCTGCGATCCTCAGCACGCCACCTCCTTCTACCCCACGCAGGGACTGAAGAACTTCGTGGCACAGAACGGCTCCCAAGGCGTCACCACCTACACGGCTAACAATCAGTACACGATCAACTATGACGAGTACTCCTACGCCCAGGGGATCGGCTTCCCCGTGGCGCAGGTCAAGAACGCAGCTGGCTTTTACACGCTGCCCACCGAGTACGCAGTGGCCGTGGCCCTGACCCAGGCGAAGATCAACCAGGACAAAGGTTCGCCCAACTATCTCTCCCAGGACCTCTCTGCGGTGTATGGCTACAAAGACCCCCGCACCTACCCGATGTCCGCCTACTCCTACATGATCGTCCCCACGCAGGCCACCAATGCCGTGAACCCGGCCCAAGGGGCCACGCTGGGATTCTTCGCAAACTACGCCTTGTGCGAGGGGCAGCGTCCCATGGGCCAACTCGGATACTCGCCGCTGCCCATGAACCTCGTCCTGGCCGGAATGGAACAGATCCGCAAGATACCGGGCGTGGACCAGGACACCATGCGCAAGATGGATGAAACCCGGGCGAGTGTCTCAAGCGGCTCGGCAACTGCCTGCAACAATCCCACTTTCAAGCCCGGCGACTCCCCCTCAGCCAACCAACTCGTGCGGACGGCCCCCTTCGACAAAGCCTGCGACGCTGCCTGCCAGGCAAACTGGCGTGGTGTCGACGCGGCCGTCAACCAAGGTCCGGCCGGGGCCACGGTAACCGCCGGAGCAGAAACGGCCGCCGCCACAGCAGGGGGTTCGGCCCAGGCCGGCGGCGGGGACCTTCCCGGGGCTGATCCAACCGCTGGAGCGGCCGCCTGCGACCCGGATAGCGGAACCTGCGCCGCAGCAGCAGCCGGGGCTGCTGGCGGTGCCGGGGCAGCCCAGCAGCTGACGCCGGTCACCACCACGCTGGCCTCCAGCCGCGGGTGGGGACAACCGCAGAACCTCTTGCTGATCATCGGCGGCCTGGTTGGCCTCCTCGTGTTTGTTCCGCCACTGGCCGCCGGGGCCTTATCCCGGCGCACGCGCAGGAAGGGCGGCATGAAGGCATGA
- a CDS encoding sortase, with translation MIATLTGRRQTGPRPVHRGLLDWLRRAPRTRRRATPVRLPPSSGQKALSLGFAMVSVLLFGQIINIVIISHVQHATSQTRLFEELRTSLAEGSAPLGQTDKDGGLVAPGTPLALLSIPALNVQETVVEGTSSRELMDGVGHRRDTPLPGQSGTSVLMGRAAAYGGAFGQLGRLSPGERFTVTTGLGVAEFEVTGQRRAGDPGPALPVGNEGRLTLTTAAGPAFLPDGVLRIDAKLLSKAVPKAPPVLYAASLEPAELPLGSDTSDLVGLLVCLELLILAALAAVWSWYRWGQRETWLVFLPALGALSVLTGTQASLLLPNLL, from the coding sequence ATGATCGCGACGCTCACCGGACGCCGCCAAACCGGGCCACGCCCGGTACATCGTGGACTGCTCGACTGGCTGCGTCGCGCCCCCCGGACCAGACGCCGGGCCACACCGGTCAGGCTCCCGCCGTCATCCGGCCAGAAGGCACTTTCGCTGGGGTTTGCGATGGTCTCAGTTCTCCTTTTCGGACAGATCATCAACATTGTGATCATCTCCCACGTGCAGCATGCCACGAGCCAAACCCGGTTGTTTGAAGAGCTGCGGACCAGCCTGGCGGAAGGCTCTGCCCCACTGGGACAGACAGACAAGGATGGAGGGTTGGTCGCCCCCGGGACACCGCTGGCACTGCTCTCCATTCCTGCCTTGAACGTGCAGGAGACAGTGGTCGAGGGAACGTCGTCACGGGAACTGATGGATGGCGTCGGCCATCGCCGGGACACTCCCCTGCCCGGACAGAGCGGCACGAGCGTCCTCATGGGCAGGGCGGCCGCGTATGGCGGAGCCTTTGGCCAGCTGGGACGCCTTTCACCGGGAGAACGTTTTACTGTCACCACCGGGTTAGGCGTGGCCGAGTTCGAGGTGACCGGCCAGCGCCGCGCCGGTGACCCCGGCCCGGCCCTGCCCGTCGGTAACGAAGGGCGCCTGACGCTGACCACGGCGGCCGGGCCGGCGTTCCTCCCCGACGGGGTTCTGCGGATTGACGCGAAACTGCTCTCAAAAGCTGTACCGAAGGCGCCACCCGTCCTCTATGCAGCCTCCCTGGAGCCCGCTGAACTTCCCCTAGGATCCGACACCTCGGACCTCGTAGGGCTCCTGGTGTGTCTGGAATTGCTGATTCTGGCCGCCCTGGCCGCCGTCTGGTCATGGTACCGGTGGGGTCAACGGGAGACGTGGCTGGTCTTCCTTCCCGCCCTGGGTGCCCTGTCCGTGCTGACCGGCACGCAGGCCAGTCTCCTGCTGCCGAACCTGCTGTAG
- a CDS encoding PstA family ABC transporter permease: protein MTTTDDGPAIHVSPLPTAAEPLRPATILPLLAKPSTGPEEARVRPGAGRTHVLTLSGSAAGGFGMGLLLTVALGLIPLGWLFIVSYLWFLLLYTALVYLRQPAPAVRNGLLTILLSSAGAAVAGTLGLVVVFTFARGQDALFHLNFFTTDMSGAGPLSGLDQGGVLHALVGTLEQIAIALAITIPLGLTTAVFLNEVGGRLARIVRTVVEAMTALPSVVAGLFIYAAVVMSITHQTNGFAASLAITVLMLPIMIRSADVVLRLVPGNLREAGLALGAGQWRVVWHIVLPTVRSGLTTAIILATAHGIGETAPVLLTSGFTGVMNANPFSGPQTPLPLAALDYVRSPVPGMVARGFATAAFLLFVVLVLFILARIIGGQDPGKQTPGQARRAAAKSRRELPRIERNHAQLLANPGAAPSNNLQENQ, encoded by the coding sequence ATGACCACAACCGACGACGGGCCCGCCATCCATGTGAGCCCGCTGCCCACCGCCGCCGAGCCGCTCCGCCCGGCTACCATACTCCCGCTGCTGGCCAAACCTTCCACCGGCCCTGAAGAGGCCCGGGTACGGCCGGGAGCCGGCCGTACCCACGTCCTGACGCTGTCCGGCTCAGCCGCCGGCGGCTTCGGCATGGGCCTCCTGTTGACCGTAGCGCTCGGACTGATTCCCCTGGGCTGGTTGTTCATCGTCTCCTACCTGTGGTTCCTGCTGTTGTACACCGCGCTGGTGTACCTGCGTCAACCGGCTCCGGCAGTACGCAATGGCCTGCTGACAATCCTGCTCAGCTCCGCCGGTGCCGCCGTCGCGGGCACGCTTGGCCTCGTGGTCGTGTTCACGTTCGCCCGAGGCCAGGACGCCTTGTTCCACCTCAATTTCTTCACCACGGACATGTCCGGCGCCGGGCCATTGTCCGGACTGGACCAAGGCGGTGTCCTGCATGCCCTCGTAGGAACGCTGGAACAGATTGCCATCGCCCTTGCCATCACCATCCCGCTGGGACTGACGACGGCGGTATTCCTCAACGAGGTCGGCGGACGGTTGGCGCGCATCGTGCGTACGGTTGTTGAGGCGATGACGGCGCTCCCGTCGGTCGTAGCGGGCCTGTTCATTTACGCCGCTGTGGTCATGTCCATCACCCATCAGACCAACGGTTTTGCCGCTTCGCTGGCAATCACCGTCCTGATGCTGCCGATCATGATCCGCTCGGCCGACGTCGTGCTCCGCCTGGTGCCAGGAAATCTGCGCGAGGCAGGCCTGGCCCTGGGCGCGGGCCAGTGGCGTGTGGTGTGGCACATCGTGTTGCCGACGGTCCGCTCGGGCCTGACCACCGCCATCATCCTGGCGACGGCCCACGGAATCGGGGAAACAGCCCCGGTTCTACTCACGTCCGGCTTTACCGGAGTAATGAATGCCAATCCGTTCTCCGGGCCCCAGACCCCGCTGCCGCTGGCAGCACTGGACTATGTCCGTTCCCCGGTGCCGGGGATGGTTGCGCGCGGCTTCGCCACCGCCGCATTCCTGCTGTTCGTGGTGCTGGTGCTATTCATCTTGGCCCGGATCATTGGCGGGCAGGACCCGGGGAAGCAAACGCCGGGCCAGGCTCGCCGAGCGGCCGCGAAGTCCCGGCGCGAGCTACCGCGCATCGAACGCAACCACGCCCAGCTGCTGGCGAACCCGGGTGCGGCCCCTTCCAACAACCTGCAGGAGAACCAATGA
- the dhaK gene encoding dihydroxyacetone kinase subunit DhaK, whose amino-acid sequence MKKLINDPRSVVDESVEGFGMAHADLVDVHTDPIYIVRKGAPVAGKVGLVSGGGSGHEPLHAGFVGHGMLDAAVPGAVFTSPTPDQIIPATAAVDSGAGVIHIVKNYTGDVLNFETAAEMAQAEGISVRSVLVNDDVAVEDSLYTAGRRGVGGTVLVEKIAGAAAERGDSLEAVAGVAEGVVRNVRTMGVALSGCTVPHAGVPSFELAEDEIEIGIGIHGEPGRHRIAMESADGITSRLLEPVLEDLGIKAGEEVLLFVNGMGGTPLSELYIVYRRAARILAERGAKVERSLVGNYVTSLEMQGCSISVLRLDDELTALWDAPVHTPALRWGM is encoded by the coding sequence ATGAAAAAGCTCATCAACGATCCCCGTTCAGTGGTGGACGAGTCCGTCGAGGGTTTTGGCATGGCCCATGCCGACCTCGTGGATGTCCATACGGACCCCATCTATATCGTTCGAAAAGGTGCTCCGGTGGCTGGCAAAGTGGGACTTGTGTCGGGAGGGGGGAGTGGCCATGAGCCGCTTCATGCCGGCTTTGTGGGGCACGGAATGCTCGACGCCGCCGTGCCCGGTGCCGTCTTCACCTCGCCTACGCCGGACCAGATCATTCCGGCCACCGCGGCAGTGGATTCCGGGGCGGGCGTCATACACATTGTGAAGAACTACACCGGCGACGTTCTGAATTTCGAGACCGCGGCGGAGATGGCCCAGGCCGAAGGAATCAGCGTCCGCTCGGTTCTCGTCAATGACGACGTCGCGGTAGAAGACTCGCTGTACACGGCAGGCCGCCGTGGCGTGGGCGGAACCGTGCTGGTGGAAAAGATTGCCGGAGCAGCCGCTGAGCGGGGAGATTCCCTCGAGGCCGTCGCGGGTGTCGCGGAAGGGGTTGTCCGCAACGTACGCACCATGGGAGTGGCCCTGTCCGGATGCACCGTGCCACATGCCGGCGTACCGAGCTTCGAGCTTGCCGAAGACGAAATTGAAATCGGCATTGGCATTCACGGCGAGCCGGGCCGGCACCGGATCGCTATGGAGAGCGCCGACGGCATCACCAGCCGATTGTTGGAACCCGTACTGGAAGATCTGGGAATCAAAGCCGGAGAAGAAGTGCTGCTCTTTGTGAATGGAATGGGTGGCACGCCCCTCAGCGAGCTGTACATTGTGTACCGCCGCGCGGCCCGGATCCTCGCGGAAAGAGGGGCCAAAGTGGAACGCTCGCTGGTGGGCAACTACGTCACATCGCTGGAGATGCAGGGCTGCTCCATTTCGGTGCTGCGACTCGATGACGAACTAACGGCCCTCTGGGATGCCCCCGTCCACACTCCGGCCCTGCGTTGGGGGATGTGA
- a CDS encoding phosphate ABC transporter ATP-binding protein, producing MPSTPGHALAVFDPTEGEDVQDPFAGSEAAELNAESVSAWFGERKVLDRVSLNMAAGQVTALIGPSGCGKSTFLRILNRMHEMVPSASLAGKVLLDGSDIYDPGRQVTLARRSIGMVFQKANPFPAMSIYENTVAGLKLAGIKAGRAEKDFLVEDSLRKASLWEEVKDRLHQPGGGLSGGQQQRLCIARSLAVSPRVLLMDEPCSALDPTSTRRVEETIASLRGLVTVVIVTHNMQQAARISDNCAFFLAAQNAPGAIVEHGPTDAMFHYPQDPRTSDYVNGRFG from the coding sequence ATGCCATCAACCCCCGGCCACGCTCTGGCCGTTTTCGATCCGACCGAGGGCGAGGACGTCCAGGATCCGTTCGCCGGCAGCGAGGCGGCCGAACTCAACGCGGAGTCAGTCAGCGCCTGGTTCGGTGAGCGAAAAGTCCTGGACCGCGTCTCCCTGAACATGGCCGCAGGACAAGTAACAGCCCTGATCGGTCCCTCCGGCTGCGGAAAATCCACCTTCCTACGGATCCTCAACAGAATGCACGAAATGGTGCCTTCGGCTTCGCTCGCCGGCAAGGTGCTGCTGGACGGCTCGGACATCTACGATCCAGGCCGGCAGGTTACACTCGCCCGCCGGAGTATCGGCATGGTCTTCCAGAAGGCCAATCCGTTCCCTGCAATGTCGATTTATGAGAACACCGTCGCCGGCCTGAAGCTCGCTGGGATCAAAGCCGGCAGGGCCGAAAAGGACTTCCTGGTGGAGGATTCGCTGCGCAAGGCATCCCTCTGGGAAGAGGTCAAAGACCGGCTGCACCAGCCAGGCGGCGGCCTGTCAGGCGGCCAGCAGCAAAGGCTCTGCATCGCCCGGTCCCTGGCCGTTTCCCCGCGAGTGCTGCTGATGGACGAACCGTGCTCGGCGCTGGACCCAACGTCCACCCGCCGTGTCGAGGAAACCATCGCGTCGCTGCGGGGACTTGTCACCGTCGTCATCGTCACGCACAACATGCAGCAGGCTGCGCGCATCTCCGACAACTGCGCGTTCTTCCTTGCAGCGCAGAATGCCCCCGGTGCGATCGTGGAGCACGGCCCAACTGATGCCATGTTCCACTACCCCCAGGACCCGCGCACCAGCGACTACGTGAACGGGCGTTTCGGGTAG
- the dhaL gene encoding dihydroxyacetone kinase subunit DhaL — translation MDLGVDWAVQWLTLSARLMSEHREELIALDRAIGDSDHGENMDRGFRAVIEKLGQTPPETPGAALKLAAMALMSKVGGAAGPLYGTAYLRAATSLGELAEIDAAALAGALTAARDGIVARGKAELGDKTMVDAWSPAVEAADEVLADGGDAVAVLAAAAEAAEVGAVTTDPLIARKGRASYLGERSAGHRDPGAVSSALLLRAAATAAGFPEGSAE, via the coding sequence GTGGACTTGGGGGTCGACTGGGCGGTTCAGTGGTTGACGCTCTCCGCGCGGCTCATGTCCGAGCATCGTGAGGAGTTGATTGCCTTGGACCGTGCGATCGGCGACTCGGACCACGGCGAAAACATGGACCGCGGGTTCCGGGCCGTGATAGAGAAACTGGGCCAAACTCCACCGGAAACACCTGGCGCGGCACTTAAGCTGGCCGCGATGGCGCTGATGTCCAAGGTGGGCGGCGCCGCCGGTCCGCTCTACGGGACCGCGTATCTTCGCGCAGCCACGTCCCTGGGAGAACTTGCGGAAATCGACGCCGCTGCGCTCGCCGGAGCACTGACTGCGGCCCGCGACGGAATTGTTGCCCGAGGCAAGGCGGAATTGGGAGACAAAACGATGGTGGATGCTTGGTCCCCCGCTGTGGAAGCGGCGGATGAGGTCCTGGCCGATGGTGGAGATGCAGTGGCGGTGCTGGCTGCTGCGGCCGAGGCTGCAGAAGTGGGAGCCGTGACTACGGATCCCCTCATTGCCCGCAAGGGACGCGCGAGCTACCTCGGTGAACGCAGCGCCGGCCACCGCGATCCCGGGGCCGTATCGTCGGCATTGCTGTTGCGCGCAGCTGCCACTGCCGCCGGGTTCCCCGAAGGGTCTGCTGAATGA
- a CDS encoding amino-acid N-acetyltransferase, protein MTSTFSIRPARTGDVAAIKRLVAPLAEQRILMAKETVAYYESLQEFRIAESSDGEVIGCGALHVMWEDLAEVRTLAAEDSWRGKGVGHVLVQQLLEDARALGVARVFCLTFEVDFFKRHGFEVMADQTAVDPQVYSELLRSHDEGVAEFLDLARVKPNTLGNTRMIKVL, encoded by the coding sequence GTGACTTCGACCTTCAGTATCCGCCCTGCCCGCACTGGTGACGTTGCCGCGATTAAGAGGCTTGTGGCACCGCTGGCAGAGCAGCGAATCCTGATGGCCAAGGAAACAGTGGCCTACTACGAGAGCCTTCAGGAGTTTCGGATCGCCGAGTCGTCCGACGGCGAGGTGATTGGTTGCGGGGCCCTGCATGTCATGTGGGAAGATCTGGCCGAGGTGCGCACTTTGGCGGCGGAGGACAGTTGGCGGGGCAAGGGCGTAGGCCACGTCCTTGTTCAGCAGCTCTTGGAAGACGCGCGAGCATTGGGGGTAGCCAGGGTTTTCTGCCTGACGTTCGAAGTGGATTTCTTCAAGCGCCACGGATTCGAAGTCATGGCGGACCAGACCGCCGTCGACCCCCAGGTCTACTCGGAATTGCTCCGCTCCCATGACGAAGGCGTGGCCGAGTTCCTCGATTTGGCCCGGGTGAAGCCCAATACCTTGGGAAACACCCGAATGATCAAGGTCCTCTAG
- the dhaM gene encoding dihydroxyacetone kinase phosphoryl donor subunit DhaM, protein MTVGLVVVSHSRKIAEGAVELAAQMAPDVKFYAVGGTADGRIGTDLEKTIAAFESGLTEASGDGLVVLADLGSAVMTAESATEFCTEPDKVLLADAPLVEGLVAAAVATQGGALAAAVKAAAESVRFGPETAFDAAGSPPSQGKGEPAESGEFELINPMGMHARPAAKIAGGLAGLDVEATVNGVDGTSVMELMSLAVGQGGKLKVEARGKDSSKAVDYVRRLVEQGFGEI, encoded by the coding sequence ATGACGGTCGGCTTGGTGGTGGTCTCGCACAGCCGGAAAATCGCCGAAGGCGCAGTGGAATTGGCTGCCCAGATGGCCCCCGATGTGAAGTTCTATGCCGTTGGTGGCACGGCCGATGGCCGGATCGGCACGGACCTGGAGAAGACAATAGCCGCCTTCGAGTCAGGTCTTACGGAGGCTTCAGGAGATGGTCTGGTGGTCTTGGCGGACCTTGGTTCCGCCGTCATGACCGCAGAATCAGCGACGGAGTTCTGCACCGAGCCGGACAAAGTCCTCCTTGCCGACGCGCCCTTGGTGGAAGGCCTCGTTGCGGCCGCCGTGGCTACGCAAGGTGGTGCCCTGGCCGCCGCCGTGAAGGCGGCCGCGGAATCGGTCCGATTCGGACCGGAGACCGCTTTTGATGCCGCGGGATCGCCACCATCCCAAGGGAAGGGTGAACCGGCGGAAAGCGGTGAATTCGAGCTCATCAACCCGATGGGAATGCATGCCAGGCCCGCGGCGAAAATTGCCGGTGGACTCGCTGGCTTGGACGTCGAGGCAACGGTGAACGGCGTCGACGGCACATCCGTCATGGAACTCATGAGCCTCGCCGTGGGCCAAGGCGGCAAGCTCAAAGTCGAAGCGCGGGGCAAGGATTCATCGAAAGCCGTGGATTACGTCAGGCGCCTCGTGGAACAGGGATTCGGCGAGATCTGA
- the pstC gene encoding phosphate ABC transporter permease subunit PstC: MSTVLPGTRPEEAQDSPRPLHQLLEQPDYVFRAITRVGGGIVLAIMALVGLFLAGNGVGAINAVGLGTFLTTQNWAPETNDFGIAAVLWGTVQIAAVALAVAMPLSLGTALFITEVTTGWMQKALTSLIDLLAAVPSVVFGLWGAYMLQPNVVDFSKWLSTWFGWIPFLQVDGVDPGSPLRDTVPFTASAFIAGLVVAMMIVPIQTSIMTESFRRAPIGEREGAYALGGTRLGMIRTVVLPFGRGGIIGGTMLGLGRALGETIAIYLIISPVYAINFHVLEKGANSIAAMIALKYSESNESAMSALMAAGLTLFVITMLVNITASAVMAKSRSGAESEG, from the coding sequence ATGAGCACAGTACTGCCCGGAACCCGCCCCGAGGAAGCGCAGGACAGTCCCCGCCCCTTGCACCAGCTCTTGGAGCAACCGGACTATGTGTTCCGGGCCATCACAAGGGTGGGAGGCGGAATCGTGCTGGCCATCATGGCTTTGGTGGGCCTCTTTCTGGCTGGCAACGGCGTGGGCGCAATCAACGCAGTGGGGCTGGGCACCTTCCTGACCACGCAGAATTGGGCCCCGGAAACCAATGACTTCGGCATTGCCGCTGTTTTGTGGGGCACCGTGCAGATCGCCGCGGTCGCGCTGGCCGTCGCGATGCCCCTGTCCCTGGGGACCGCATTATTCATCACCGAAGTGACCACCGGATGGATGCAGAAGGCCCTTACCAGCTTGATTGATCTCCTGGCTGCCGTTCCCTCAGTGGTCTTTGGCCTGTGGGGCGCCTACATGCTTCAGCCCAACGTGGTGGACTTCAGCAAATGGCTGTCCACCTGGTTCGGCTGGATACCCTTCTTGCAAGTCGACGGTGTGGACCCTGGCAGCCCGCTGCGGGATACCGTGCCCTTCACCGCATCCGCCTTCATCGCCGGACTGGTCGTAGCCATGATGATTGTCCCGATTCAGACCTCGATCATGACCGAATCCTTCCGGCGGGCGCCAATAGGTGAGCGCGAAGGCGCCTACGCCCTGGGAGGCACCCGCCTGGGCATGATCCGGACGGTCGTGCTGCCATTCGGCCGCGGGGGGATCATCGGCGGCACCATGCTCGGGCTGGGGCGGGCACTTGGCGAGACCATCGCCATTTACCTCATCATCAGCCCCGTCTATGCCATCAATTTCCACGTGTTGGAAAAAGGCGCCAACTCGATTGCTGCCATGATCGCCCTGAAGTACTCCGAGTCCAACGAATCCGCCATGAGCGCACTGATGGCCGCCGGATTGACTCTCTTCGTGATCACCATGCTTGTCAACATCACGGCCTCAGCCGTGATGGCTAAATCCCGGTCCGGTGCAGAGAGCGAGGGCTGA
- a CDS encoding class F sortase, with translation MRRATSPTARVRHRIRNLAAGVLTTLGLTVVLIYGIPLMTGAQPLLAVPGQSSEPVPSSAGTTDTVPPVVSTPAEAEAAATRELERAPAGPGQPVRVQVPRLALDIPVLPMALPADHRVNPPSNGFAYWISDYGPAGPGATNTTYLAAHSWNLGYAAFNALMDIQAGAGRVQPGDAVLVTTLEGVTHYTVTSTAGYAKSTLESRDDLWAAVPGRLVLLTCFQLNDAGATQNYVVYAKRTD, from the coding sequence ATGCGAAGAGCAACCTCACCTACCGCCCGCGTTCGCCACCGGATCCGGAACCTTGCCGCCGGTGTCTTGACCACACTGGGCCTGACCGTTGTGCTCATTTACGGAATTCCCCTGATGACGGGGGCCCAGCCGTTGCTCGCCGTCCCCGGGCAGAGCAGCGAACCGGTGCCGTCATCCGCCGGCACGACGGATACAGTGCCCCCCGTGGTCAGCACCCCGGCGGAGGCAGAGGCGGCGGCAACCCGAGAATTGGAACGGGCTCCCGCCGGACCCGGCCAGCCAGTGCGGGTGCAAGTGCCGAGGCTGGCCCTGGATATTCCGGTGTTACCCATGGCGTTGCCCGCCGACCACCGGGTCAATCCGCCCTCCAACGGCTTCGCCTATTGGATCAGCGATTACGGCCCGGCAGGGCCCGGAGCCACAAATACCACCTATCTGGCCGCTCACTCGTGGAACCTCGGCTACGCAGCTTTCAACGCTCTGATGGACATCCAAGCCGGCGCGGGCCGGGTGCAGCCCGGCGACGCTGTCCTGGTCACCACCCTCGAGGGCGTCACCCACTATACGGTCACCTCTACGGCCGGTTACGCGAAGTCCACCCTGGAGTCAAGGGATGACCTCTGGGCCGCCGTGCCCGGGCGGCTGGTGCTCCTGACCTGCTTCCAGCTGAACGACGCCGGTGCCACACAAAACTATGTCGTTTACGCCAAGCGAACGGACTAA